One window of Planctomycetia bacterium genomic DNA carries:
- a CDS encoding glycosyltransferase family 4 protein yields MSVLHVIDGSTDETQCQIIGTLVDRLRRDRARHVVCAVDPAAREMAAGFVGPPVELARQRFFPLMSLAPRLGEIAQSAAAGIVHAWGFRAASMCAARLPGKPLLLTLLNPDATTQTARLVSALPMEATVAVGSQVIRSRLLSAGVPPDRVVVIRGPADFAAINAARRQELRQRVVGEGGPVVLMNGPATRGGGQFYGIWACAVVSKVLAGLRVILPYDSTEARRLKRFVTQIQIPEMLIVPSSALTWSQLVACADIFLCPAVEETCTEPLATAMAAGIPVVGTAVRSVAEVIADKHNGLLCKPKDPRGLAARLLTAIEDADLVRKVTEVARGQAYEVFGIRDFADNYARLYENLLAGRHAAEGIKDTAMVA; encoded by the coding sequence ATGTCCGTACTTCACGTCATTGACGGCTCCACCGACGAGACGCAGTGCCAGATCATCGGCACTTTGGTCGATCGGCTTCGGCGCGATCGGGCCCGGCACGTGGTCTGCGCAGTCGACCCGGCCGCCCGTGAAATGGCAGCCGGCTTTGTTGGCCCGCCGGTCGAGCTGGCGCGGCAGCGTTTTTTTCCGTTGATGAGTCTTGCCCCGAGGCTGGGTGAGATCGCCCAATCGGCCGCGGCGGGCATTGTCCATGCGTGGGGGTTTCGGGCGGCTTCGATGTGCGCGGCCCGGCTGCCGGGTAAGCCGCTGCTGCTCACGCTGCTGAACCCCGACGCCACGACCCAAACGGCGCGGCTGGTGTCGGCGCTGCCGATGGAGGCGACAGTGGCGGTCGGGAGCCAGGTCATTCGCAGCCGGCTCTTGTCGGCCGGCGTTCCGCCCGATCGTGTCGTCGTGATTCGCGGGCCGGCGGACTTCGCGGCGATCAATGCGGCGCGACGGCAGGAGCTACGGCAGCGGGTCGTCGGTGAGGGCGGGCCGGTGGTGTTGATGAACGGCCCTGCGACGCGCGGCGGGGGGCAGTTCTATGGCATCTGGGCGTGCGCGGTGGTGAGCAAGGTGCTTGCGGGGCTGCGCGTGATACTTCCATACGATTCGACCGAGGCGCGGCGCCTAAAGCGCTTCGTGACACAGATTCAGATACCGGAGATGCTCATTGTTCCCTCATCTGCACTGACGTGGTCGCAGCTTGTCGCGTGCGCCGACATTTTCCTTTGTCCGGCCGTCGAGGAGACGTGCACCGAGCCGCTGGCCACGGCGATGGCGGCGGGGATTCCCGTCGTGGGCACTGCGGTGCGCAGTGTCGCGGAGGTCATCGCCGACAAGCACAACGGCCTGTTGTGCAAGCCGAAGGACCCGCGCGGGCTCGCGGCGAGGCTGCTGACGGCGATCGAGGACGCGGACCTGGTGCGGAAGGTGACGGAGGTGGCGCGGGGGCAGGCGTACGAGGTCTTCGGCATCCGTGATTTTGCGGACAACTACGCGCGATTGTACGAGAACCTGCTGGCAGGCCGGCACGCAGCCGAGGGGATCAAAGACACGGCAATGGTGGCCTGA